One part of the Clarias gariepinus isolate MV-2021 ecotype Netherlands chromosome 24, CGAR_prim_01v2, whole genome shotgun sequence genome encodes these proteins:
- the slc31a1 gene encoding high affinity copper uptake protein 1, producing MDHSHHNHDVLSQAVTHSPADHTTGHGSGSNGHDGHMMMMQMTFYFGYKNVELLFAGLIINTPGEMVGACIGVFLLAAFYEGLKIGREVLLRRNQISVRYNSMPVPGTDGTVLMETHKTVGQRMLSLAHLLQTILHIIQVVISYFLMLVFMTYNGYLCIAVALGAGVGYFLFSWKKAVVVDITEHCH from the exons ATGGACCACAGTCACCATAACCATGACGTGCTTTCCCAAGCCGTCACTCACTCTCCAGCAGATCACACCACGGGTCATGGATCGGGATCGAACGGACATGACGGacacatgatgatgatg CAAATGACCTTTTACTTTGGTTACAAGAATGTCGAGCTGCTGTTTGCCGGACTGATAATCAACACACCTGGAG AGATGGTCGGTGCCTGTATAGGCGTGTTCCTACTGGCCGCCTTCTATGAAGGACTGAAGATCGGACGCGAGGTCCTGTTGAGGAGGAACCAAATAAGCGTACGCTACAACTCCATGCCAGTTCCCGGCACTGATGGGACCGTGCTCATGGAGACGCACAAAACAGTAGG aCAGCGGATGCTAAGTCTGGCACACCTTCTCCAGACCATACTTCACATCATCCAGGTGGTGATCAGTTATTTCCTCATGCTGGTGTTCATGACCTACAATGGCTACCTGTGCATAGCTGTGGCTTTGGGAGCCGGTGTGGGTTACTTCCTGTTCAGCTGGAAGAAGGCAGTAGTGGTGGACATTACAGAACACTGTCATTAA
- the cdc26 gene encoding anaphase-promoting complex subunit CDC26 encodes MLRRKPTRLELKLDDTEEFESVKKELESRKKQRDEVDVVGVTPTEMSSSVGGSDGKTREQTIHERIGYKPHPKSNTLPSFFGNLQF; translated from the exons ATGCTTCGCCGAAAACCGACCCGTCTCGAGCTGAAGCTGGACGATACCGAGGAGTTTGAGAGTGTGAAGAAGGAACTGGAG AGCAGAAAGAAACAACGAGATGAAGTGGACGTGGTCGGAGTCACACCGACTGAGATGAGCAGCTCTGTCGGAGGATCAGACGGGAAAACCCGAGAGCAAACCATTCACGAGCGAATAGGATACAAGCCTCACCCGAAGTCGAACACACTTCCGTCGTTCTTTGGGAACCTCCAGTTTTGA